The Collimonas fungivorans Ter331 genome has a segment encoding these proteins:
- the odhB gene encoding 2-oxoglutarate dehydrogenase complex dihydrolipoyllysine-residue succinyltransferase, producing the protein MALLEVKVPQLSESVAEATLLTWHKKIGDAVKRDENLIDIETDKVVLELPAPADGVIVQLIKGDGSTVVADEIIAVIDTDASAKVSPMEVAAVPVPQSGNAPTPVAAPELQSKSAAGIAMPAAAKLLAENNLSAAQVDGSGKDGRVTKGDALGAIANKPAAPAPLAAAPAKPALQQVAAPTKANLDDRPEERVPMSRLRARIAERLVQSQSTNAILTTFNEVNMQPVMDLRTKYKDKFEKEHGVKLGFMSFFVKAAVAALKKYPIVNASVDGNDIVYHGYFDIGIAVGSPRGLVVPVLRDADQMSIADIEKKIGEFGAKAKDGKLTLDDLTGGTFSISNGGTFGSMLSTPIINPPQSAILGVHATKDRAVVENGQIVIRPMNYLAMSYDHRIIDGREAVLALVAMKEALEDPARLLLDL; encoded by the coding sequence ATGGCTCTTCTAGAAGTAAAAGTTCCGCAGCTGTCGGAATCGGTTGCTGAAGCGACCCTGTTGACATGGCATAAAAAAATCGGCGATGCTGTCAAGCGCGACGAGAACCTGATCGATATCGAAACAGATAAAGTGGTGCTCGAACTGCCGGCGCCGGCGGACGGCGTGATCGTCCAGCTGATCAAGGGCGACGGCAGCACCGTGGTGGCGGATGAAATCATCGCCGTGATCGATACCGATGCGTCGGCCAAGGTCAGCCCGATGGAAGTGGCAGCCGTGCCGGTGCCGCAAAGCGGCAACGCGCCGACGCCAGTCGCCGCGCCTGAACTGCAATCGAAATCGGCCGCCGGCATCGCCATGCCTGCCGCGGCAAAACTGCTGGCGGAAAACAACCTGTCGGCGGCGCAAGTCGACGGCAGCGGCAAGGACGGCCGTGTCACCAAGGGCGACGCCCTGGGCGCCATCGCCAACAAGCCGGCCGCGCCGGCGCCGCTGGCAGCCGCTCCAGCCAAGCCGGCTCTGCAGCAAGTCGCAGCGCCGACCAAGGCCAACCTGGACGACCGTCCGGAAGAGCGCGTGCCGATGAGCCGCCTGCGCGCACGGATCGCCGAGCGCCTGGTGCAGTCGCAATCGACCAACGCCATCCTGACGACATTCAATGAAGTCAACATGCAGCCGGTGATGGACCTGCGCACCAAGTACAAGGACAAGTTCGAAAAAGAACACGGCGTCAAGCTGGGTTTCATGTCGTTCTTCGTCAAGGCTGCGGTTGCGGCGCTGAAGAAATACCCGATCGTCAATGCCTCGGTGGATGGCAACGACATCGTCTACCACGGTTATTTCGACATCGGCATCGCAGTCGGTTCACCACGCGGCCTGGTAGTGCCGGTATTGCGCGATGCCGACCAGATGTCGATCGCCGACATCGAAAAGAAAATCGGCGAATTCGGCGCCAAGGCCAAGGACGGCAAGCTGACGCTGGACGACCTGACCGGCGGTACTTTCTCGATCTCGAACGGCGGCACTTTCGGTTCCATGCTGTCGACGCCGATCATCAACCCGCCGCAGTCGGCAATCCTGGGCGTGCATGCGACCAAGGACCGCGCGGTGGTTGAAAACGGCCAGATCGTGATCCGTCCGATGAACTACCTGGCAATGTCTTATGATCACCGTATCATCGATGGTCGTGAAGCGGTGCTGGCCCTGGTAGCGATGAAAGAAGCGCTGGAAGATCCGGCCCGTCTGTTGCTGGACCTGTAA
- the lpdA gene encoding dihydrolipoyl dehydrogenase, with product MSKQFDVVVIGGGPGGYIAAIRAAQLGFNTACIDEWKNAKNGPAPGGTCTNVGCIPSKALLQSSEHYEHAGHAFADHGIEVKGLGLNLGQMLARKDSVVKQNNEGILYLFKKNKVTFFHGRGSFVKGDASAYEIKVAGAAEETITAKHIILATGSNPRALPGTPFDEKLILSNTGALAIDAVPAKLGVIGAGVIGLEMGSVWRRLGSDVSVLEALPTFLGAVDEQIAKEASKLFTKQGLKVSLGVKIGAITAGKNDVTVEYVDAAGAAQKAVYDKLIVSIGRIPNTIGLNAEGVGLQLDERGFIAVDGDCKTNLPNVWAVGDVVRGPMLAHKAEEEGVAVAERIAGQHGHVNFNTIPWVIYTSPEIAWVGKTEQQLKADGVAYKAGTFPFLANGRARALGDTSGMVKFLADAKTDEILGVHIVGPMASELISEAVVAMEFRASAEDIARICHAHPSLSEATKEAALAVDKRSLNF from the coding sequence ATGAGCAAACAATTTGATGTCGTCGTGATCGGTGGCGGTCCCGGCGGTTATATTGCAGCAATTCGCGCCGCGCAACTGGGTTTCAATACCGCCTGTATCGATGAATGGAAAAATGCCAAGAACGGCCCTGCGCCGGGCGGCACCTGCACCAACGTCGGCTGCATTCCATCCAAGGCATTGCTGCAATCGTCCGAACACTACGAACACGCCGGCCATGCGTTCGCCGACCACGGCATCGAAGTCAAAGGCCTGGGACTGAACCTGGGACAGATGCTGGCGCGCAAGGATAGCGTCGTCAAGCAGAACAACGAAGGCATCCTGTACCTGTTCAAGAAGAACAAGGTCACCTTTTTCCATGGCCGCGGTTCTTTCGTCAAGGGCGATGCCAGCGCTTACGAAATCAAGGTCGCCGGCGCCGCCGAAGAAACCATTACCGCCAAGCACATCATCCTGGCTACCGGCTCCAATCCGCGCGCCTTGCCAGGCACCCCGTTTGACGAAAAACTGATCCTGTCGAATACCGGCGCACTGGCAATTGACGCGGTTCCGGCTAAACTGGGTGTTATCGGCGCCGGTGTCATCGGCCTCGAAATGGGCAGCGTCTGGCGTCGCCTCGGTTCGGATGTGAGCGTTCTGGAAGCGTTGCCGACTTTCCTCGGCGCAGTGGACGAGCAGATCGCCAAGGAAGCCAGCAAGCTATTCACCAAGCAAGGCTTGAAGGTCAGCCTGGGCGTCAAGATCGGCGCCATTACGGCCGGCAAGAATGATGTCACTGTTGAATATGTCGACGCCGCCGGCGCGGCGCAAAAAGCGGTGTACGACAAGCTGATCGTGTCGATCGGCCGTATTCCCAACACCATTGGCCTGAACGCCGAAGGCGTCGGCCTGCAGCTGGACGAGCGCGGTTTCATCGCCGTCGACGGCGACTGCAAGACCAACCTGCCGAACGTCTGGGCGGTGGGCGACGTGGTGCGCGGCCCGATGCTGGCGCACAAGGCTGAGGAAGAAGGCGTGGCGGTTGCCGAACGTATTGCCGGCCAGCACGGTCACGTGAATTTCAATACAATTCCATGGGTGATCTACACTTCGCCGGAAATCGCCTGGGTCGGCAAGACGGAACAACAGCTGAAGGCAGATGGAGTAGCATACAAGGCAGGCACCTTCCCGTTCCTGGCGAACGGACGGGCGCGTGCCTTGGGTGATACCTCAGGCATGGTGAAGTTCCTGGCGGATGCCAAGACCGACGAAATCCTGGGTGTTCACATTGTTGGACCAATGGCGTCAGAACTGATTTCAGAAGCCGTGGTGGCGATGGAATTCCGTGCATCTGCGGAAGACATCGCCCGTATCTGCCACGCGCACCCGTCCTTGTCGGAAGCGACCAAGGAAGCGGCGCTGGCAGTCGACAAACGGTCCCTGAATTTCTAA
- the zapE gene encoding cell division protein ZapE has product MNVSEFYEQALTQRGFQADDAQRRAVDRLQQAYDEWVEYKAQRSNSFKRLILRPDVPRGVYMWGGVGRGKSFLMDSFYSVVPVVRKTRLHFHEFMRAVHRQLDELKGVADPLDEVAKRVARKYRLICFDEFHVSDIADAMILYNLLKALFDNGVSFVMTSNYEPSTLYPDGLHRDRMLPTIKLLQDNLDVMNIDAGIDYRKRALEQVESYHAPLNADTDRALRRAFAGVAETADEDPIVDIEARKIKALRRAGGVIWFDFNTLCGGPRSQNDYLEIASRFHTVILSGIPQMSAAMSSEARRFTWLIDVFYDHKIKLIMSAAVAPDQLYMQGMLANEFHRTVSRIMEMQSREYMDSERRSEADSIV; this is encoded by the coding sequence ATGAACGTCTCAGAGTTTTACGAACAGGCGCTGACGCAGCGGGGTTTCCAGGCGGACGATGCGCAACGGCGCGCGGTCGACCGCCTGCAGCAGGCTTACGATGAATGGGTCGAGTACAAGGCGCAGCGTTCCAATTCCTTCAAGCGCCTGATCCTGCGGCCGGATGTGCCGCGCGGCGTGTACATGTGGGGCGGGGTGGGGCGCGGCAAGTCGTTCCTGATGGACAGCTTTTATTCGGTAGTGCCGGTGGTGCGCAAGACGCGCCTGCATTTCCACGAATTCATGCGCGCGGTGCATCGCCAGCTGGACGAGCTCAAGGGCGTCGCCGATCCGCTCGATGAAGTGGCGAAGCGGGTCGCCAGGAAATACCGGCTGATCTGTTTCGACGAATTCCATGTGTCCGACATCGCCGACGCCATGATTCTCTACAACCTGCTGAAGGCCTTGTTCGACAACGGCGTATCGTTCGTGATGACCTCCAACTACGAGCCGAGCACGCTGTATCCGGACGGCTTGCACCGCGACCGCATGCTGCCCACCATCAAGCTGTTGCAAGACAATCTGGACGTGATGAACATCGACGCCGGCATCGATTACCGCAAGCGCGCCCTGGAGCAGGTCGAGAGTTATCATGCGCCGCTCAATGCCGATACCGACCGCGCCTTGCGCCGCGCCTTTGCCGGCGTTGCCGAGACTGCCGACGAAGATCCGATAGTCGACATCGAAGCGCGTAAAATAAAGGCCTTGCGCCGCGCCGGCGGGGTGATCTGGTTCGATTTCAACACCTTGTGCGGCGGTCCGCGCTCGCAAAACGACTATCTCGAAATTGCCAGCCGCTTCCATACGGTGATATTGTCCGGTATCCCGCAGATGTCGGCGGCGATGTCGTCCGAGGCGCGCCGGTTTACCTGGCTGATCGATGTGTTCTATGATCACAAGATCAAGCTGATCATGTCGGCCGCGGTGGCGCCGGACCAGTTGTACATGCAGGGCATGCTGGCCAACGAGTTCCATCGCACCGTGTCGCGTATCATGGAGATGCAGTCGCGCGAGTATATGGATAGCGAACGGCGTTCCGAGGCCGACTCTATTGTATGA
- a CDS encoding PP2C family protein-serine/threonine phosphatase — MSQYKIEAGTGQHIGDRQEQQDRAALFTAPKAPGYMMAVLADGMGGRSGGALAAEQVICTAKQIFEGFSPLIDNVETMLHNIALETHTVIKLSGFSNDKDPHTTMVILVLSPDGTATWGHVGDSRLYRFDGPNFAEHTIDHSYVEKLVSEGKLSRSEAKSHNLSNILLNALGSSTDTPQVSISRHTGLKAGDAFLLCSDGLWHYFTEDELGAAIAMNKPRDAAEMLITKTRKRSEGHAADNCTFAIVKLVALPKEAQNYTVKKMRRAV, encoded by the coding sequence ATGAGCCAATACAAGATCGAAGCCGGCACCGGCCAACACATCGGCGACCGCCAGGAACAACAGGACCGGGCCGCACTATTCACCGCCCCCAAAGCACCGGGCTACATGATGGCAGTACTTGCCGACGGCATGGGCGGCCGCAGCGGCGGCGCACTGGCTGCCGAGCAGGTGATCTGCACCGCCAAGCAGATATTCGAAGGTTTCTCGCCCCTGATCGACAATGTCGAGACCATGCTGCATAACATCGCGCTGGAGACCCACACCGTCATCAAGCTGAGCGGCTTTTCCAACGACAAGGATCCGCACACCACCATGGTGATCCTGGTGCTATCGCCGGACGGCACGGCCACCTGGGGCCATGTCGGCGATTCGCGCCTGTACCGCTTCGACGGCCCCAATTTCGCCGAGCACACCATCGATCATTCCTATGTCGAGAAACTGGTGAGCGAAGGCAAGCTGTCGCGCAGCGAGGCGAAATCGCACAACCTCTCCAATATCTTGCTGAACGCGCTAGGCTCCAGCACCGACACACCCCAGGTCAGCATCAGCCGCCATACCGGGCTCAAAGCCGGCGATGCTTTCCTGCTGTGTTCGGACGGGTTGTGGCACTACTTCACGGAAGATGAGCTGGGCGCCGCCATCGCCATGAACAAACCGCGCGATGCCGCCGAAATGCTGATCACCAAGACCCGCAAGCGGTCCGAAGGCCACGCTGCCGACAATTGCACTTTTGCGATCGTCAAACTGGTGGCGCTACCCAAGGAAGCGCAGAACTATACTGTCAAGAAGATGCGCCGCGCGGTGTAG
- a CDS encoding YdcH family protein, with amino-acid sequence MTMIDREEILRRIIELEVEHRDLDAAIHTMTNQVLHEELQLRRLKKRKLQLKDQITLLRMQLIPDIPA; translated from the coding sequence ATGACCATGATCGATCGAGAAGAAATCCTGCGCCGCATTATAGAACTTGAAGTCGAACATCGCGACCTGGATGCCGCCATTCATACCATGACGAATCAGGTCCTGCACGAAGAATTGCAATTGCGCCGCCTGAAAAAGCGCAAATTGCAGCTGAAAGACCAGATCACGCTGTTAAGAATGCAATTAATTCCCGACATCCCTGCCTGA
- a CDS encoding ATP-dependent DNA helicase, with the protein MTEDTSPLAAEGAVAVPAAAAAVVTAPAGAHDADIDRLFASTGPLGQAVGGFRPRQAQTEMAKAIADAIAQQRTLIAEAGTGTGKTFAYLVPALLWGGKVIVSTGTKNLQDQLFLRDIPTVRKALSAPVSVALLKGRANYVCHFHLERTLQNGRMTSREDVGYLREISRFMKTTSSGDKAELSKVPETAPIWNLVTSTRDTCMGAECQYYQDCFVMKARKEAQQADVVVVNHHLFFADVALKDTGVAELLPSANTIIFDEAHQLPEVATLFFGNTVSTSQILELCRDVLAEGLSHARDGADWAQVVLPVEKAARDLRLAFPQDVVRLAVNQIAASSIFFPALETMRAQLHGMIAVLEKQAERAETIEQCRSRAVELGYKLDGWNSAPAAAGKAPKKAKAGEAEDDEGSVLWVEAFSSSLQLHQTPLSIAPIFNKQREGVARSWIFTSATLAVKNDFQHYASQMGLWDEPAQSWPSPFDYGEQGLLYVPQNLPQPNSPDYTDAVIDAALPVIEASGGRAFLLCTTIRAVNRVAERLRAEFEARHLDFPLMVQGEAGRTELLDRFRAAGNAVLVGSQSFWEGVDVRGEALSLVIIDKLPFSPPDDPVLAARIDALESKGMNGFMHHQLPAAIINLKQGAGRLIRDETDRGVLMICDPRLISKGYGRRIWQSLPPFKRTRELSAVQAFWSGAAVDG; encoded by the coding sequence TTGACCGAAGATACATCCCCCCTTGCTGCGGAAGGCGCTGTTGCTGTTCCAGCTGCAGCCGCCGCTGTCGTCACCGCGCCCGCCGGCGCGCACGACGCCGACATCGACCGCCTGTTTGCCAGCACCGGCCCGCTGGGACAGGCGGTCGGCGGCTTTCGTCCGCGCCAGGCGCAGACCGAAATGGCGAAAGCCATCGCCGACGCCATCGCCCAGCAGCGCACCTTGATCGCCGAAGCCGGCACCGGCACCGGCAAGACTTTCGCCTATCTGGTGCCGGCCCTGCTGTGGGGCGGCAAGGTGATCGTCTCGACCGGCACCAAGAACCTGCAGGACCAGCTGTTCTTGCGCGACATCCCGACCGTGCGCAAGGCGCTCAGCGCGCCGGTCTCGGTGGCGCTGCTGAAGGGGCGCGCCAACTACGTCTGCCATTTCCACCTGGAGCGCACGCTGCAGAACGGCCGCATGACTTCGCGCGAGGATGTCGGCTATCTGCGCGAAATCTCCCGTTTCATGAAAACCACCTCGTCCGGCGACAAGGCGGAGCTGTCCAAGGTGCCGGAAACCGCGCCGATCTGGAACCTGGTGACCTCGACCCGCGATACCTGCATGGGCGCCGAGTGCCAGTACTACCAGGACTGCTTCGTGATGAAGGCGCGCAAGGAAGCGCAGCAGGCTGACGTGGTGGTGGTCAACCATCACCTGTTCTTTGCCGACGTCGCCTTGAAGGATACCGGCGTCGCCGAACTGCTGCCGTCGGCCAACACGATCATCTTCGATGAAGCGCACCAGTTGCCCGAGGTCGCCACTTTATTTTTTGGCAATACCGTTTCCACCTCGCAGATCCTGGAGCTGTGCCGCGATGTGCTGGCGGAAGGCTTGTCGCATGCACGCGACGGCGCCGACTGGGCGCAGGTAGTGCTGCCGGTGGAAAAGGCCGCGCGCGACCTGCGCCTGGCTTTCCCGCAGGACGTAGTGCGGCTGGCGGTCAACCAGATCGCGGCGTCGAGCATATTTTTCCCGGCGCTGGAAACCATGCGCGCGCAGCTGCACGGCATGATCGCGGTCCTGGAAAAGCAGGCGGAGCGGGCCGAAACCATCGAGCAGTGCCGCAGCCGCGCGGTCGAGCTGGGCTACAAGCTGGACGGCTGGAACAGCGCCCCGGCGGCAGCCGGCAAGGCGCCGAAGAAAGCCAAGGCTGGCGAAGCAGAGGACGATGAAGGCAGCGTATTGTGGGTGGAAGCTTTTTCCTCGTCCTTGCAGCTGCACCAGACGCCGCTGTCGATCGCACCGATTTTCAACAAGCAGCGTGAAGGCGTAGCGCGTTCCTGGATCTTCACCTCGGCCACGCTGGCGGTGAAGAACGACTTCCAGCACTACGCTTCGCAAATGGGCCTGTGGGACGAGCCGGCCCAGTCCTGGCCCAGCCCCTTCGACTATGGCGAGCAAGGCCTGCTGTACGTGCCGCAGAACCTGCCGCAACCGAATTCGCCGGACTATACCGACGCTGTCATCGACGCCGCGCTGCCGGTGATCGAAGCTTCGGGCGGACGCGCATTCCTGCTGTGCACGACGATCCGCGCAGTCAACCGAGTGGCCGAGCGGCTGCGCGCCGAATTCGAAGCGCGCCACTTGGATTTCCCCCTGATGGTGCAGGGCGAAGCCGGCCGCACCGAACTGCTAGACCGTTTCCGCGCCGCCGGCAACGCCGTGCTGGTCGGCAGCCAGAGCTTCTGGGAAGGCGTCGACGTGCGCGGTGAGGCTTTGTCGCTGGTGATCATCGACAAGCTGCCGTTTTCGCCGCCCGATGACCCGGTGCTGGCGGCGCGCATAGATGCACTGGAATCCAAGGGCATGAACGGTTTCATGCACCACCAGTTGCCGGCGGCTATCATCAATCTGAAGCAGGGCGCCGGCCGCCTGATCCGCGACGAAACCGACCGCGGCGTCCTGATGATCTGCGATCCGCGCCTGATTTCCAAGGGCTACGGCCGCCGCATCTGGCAGAGCCTGCCGCCGTTCAAGCGCACCCGGGAACTGAGCGCGGTGCAGGCATTCTGGAGCGGCGCGGCGGTCGACGGCTAA
- a CDS encoding Ppx/GppA phosphatase family protein, which translates to MFAAVDLGSNSFRLHIGKYNGDAIRVIKSARDPIRLAAGLDAKGYLTEQAMQVALDSLSRFRSILADYQLEAVRVVATNTLRVAKNAAEFLPIAEQVIGYPIEIISGEEEGRLIYMGVASMLRLPNEKRLVLDIGGGSTELILGRGQQIERVESFGIGTVNQSLAFFADGQITAEAYDAAVLSARSHFEDAAPPYRPQNWSHAYGSSGTIRAIAETIEKNGLGDHRLSYTSLEALRTRFVEFGHVSRIDLLGMKPERAAVMVGGLAVLIGLMQELGIEVIQPIEAGLRMGVMWDLQLRGTRLDRRDQSVHDFSQRFHVDQLRASRVAETATSLFDMLKPSSDGLSQYLHWSALLHEVGLVVSQSGYHKHAAYLIENADLSGFTTREQRAMSMLILGQKGNLRKISDALLDPDFSKAVLALRLAVMFLHSRIEIDLDELRLKMKSKIELDIKRDWIEDHPTATYWMTKEQDWWREIGVEFAIRRT; encoded by the coding sequence ATGTTTGCAGCAGTGGATTTGGGGTCCAACAGTTTCCGTTTGCATATAGGCAAATACAATGGCGACGCGATCCGCGTCATCAAGAGTGCGCGCGACCCGATCCGACTGGCTGCCGGCCTTGATGCCAAAGGTTACCTGACCGAACAGGCGATGCAGGTCGCGCTGGATTCGCTGTCGCGCTTCCGCAGCATCCTCGCCGACTACCAGCTGGAAGCGGTGCGGGTGGTGGCTACCAATACCTTGCGCGTGGCCAAGAACGCAGCGGAATTCCTGCCTATCGCCGAACAGGTGATCGGCTATCCGATCGAAATCATTTCGGGCGAAGAAGAAGGCCGGCTGATCTACATGGGCGTCGCCAGCATGCTGCGCCTGCCGAACGAAAAGCGGCTGGTGCTGGACATAGGCGGCGGCTCCACCGAACTGATCCTGGGGCGCGGCCAGCAGATCGAACGGGTGGAATCGTTCGGCATCGGTACTGTCAACCAGAGCCTGGCGTTTTTCGCCGACGGCCAGATCACCGCGGAAGCCTACGATGCCGCGGTATTGTCCGCCCGCAGTCATTTCGAAGATGCGGCGCCGCCGTACCGGCCGCAAAACTGGAGCCATGCCTACGGTTCTTCCGGCACCATCCGCGCGATTGCCGAGACTATCGAAAAAAACGGCCTGGGCGACCATCGCCTGTCGTATACCAGCCTGGAAGCCCTGCGCACACGCTTCGTCGAGTTCGGCCACGTCAGCCGCATCGACTTGCTGGGCATGAAGCCGGAGCGCGCCGCGGTGATGGTTGGCGGCCTGGCGGTGCTGATCGGCCTGATGCAGGAACTCGGCATCGAAGTGATCCAGCCGATCGAAGCCGGCCTGCGCATGGGCGTGATGTGGGACCTGCAGCTGCGCGGCACGCGCCTGGACCGGCGCGACCAGTCGGTGCACGATTTTTCCCAGCGCTTCCACGTAGACCAGCTGCGCGCCAGCCGCGTGGCCGAAACCGCGACTTCGCTGTTCGACATGCTCAAGCCCAGCAGCGACGGCCTCAGCCAGTACCTGCACTGGAGCGCCTTGCTGCATGAAGTAGGGTTGGTGGTGTCGCAGAGCGGTTATCACAAGCATGCGGCCTACCTGATCGAGAACGCCGACCTGTCGGGCTTCACCACTCGCGAACAGCGCGCCATGAGCATGCTGATCCTCGGCCAGAAAGGCAACCTGCGCAAGATCAGCGATGCGCTGCTGGATCCGGATTTTTCCAAGGCGGTGCTGGCCCTGCGCCTGGCGGTCATGTTCCTGCACTCGCGCATCGAGATCGACCTCGACGAGCTGCGCCTGAAGATGAAGAGCAAGATCGAACTCGATATCAAGCGCGACTGGATTGAAGACCATCCCACCGCCACCTACTGGATGACCAAGGAGCAGGACTGGTGGCGCGAGATCGGCGTCGAATTCGCCATCCGCCGGACCTGA
- a CDS encoding FGGY-family carbohydrate kinase, whose translation MKYVIGVDIGTQSSKALLVDANGRIVAQHSRSYQVDTPRPLWAEQWPQVWFDAVRACIGECVRQAQAAPGFDPAQVAAICISSLYGGSGIPVDAEMQPLHPCLIWMDRRANDEVAWIRKTLDVDRLRTLTGNGIDSYYGYTKMLWIKNQRPEIWEKTRYFLPPNSYINYLLTGELAVDHSSAGNIGGVYDIVGRNWCPETMAMLGIPLQMMPSRLLQSSDAVGGLLPQWAQEFGLPAGIPLMAGGVDAAVATLAAGAVKEGNHVAMIGTSMCWGYLNQNTDASHGLISMPHVFNGLQDNYIFGGAITAGASVSWFREQFCQAEIAEAKQQQVDPHHLLEVRAAAIAPGCDGVLFLPYLMGERSPVWDAGASGAFVGLSLYHSRAHMYRAVLEGVSFALKHNMDAGAKGALFLDERLVVVGGASHSDLWMQIIADITGYAVYTIKENVEAALGAALLAAYGAGLVSREDVKQGWVSLEQRASPDAARHRMYAARFEVYRELYPALKPIMHKLQTA comes from the coding sequence ATGAAATATGTGATCGGCGTCGACATCGGCACGCAAAGCAGCAAGGCCTTGCTGGTCGACGCAAACGGACGGATTGTCGCGCAGCACAGCCGCAGCTATCAGGTTGATACGCCCAGGCCGCTATGGGCCGAGCAATGGCCGCAGGTCTGGTTCGATGCGGTACGCGCGTGTATCGGCGAATGCGTGCGGCAGGCGCAAGCCGCGCCCGGTTTCGATCCGGCACAGGTCGCCGCGATCTGTATCAGCAGCTTGTACGGCGGCTCCGGCATTCCGGTGGACGCCGAGATGCAGCCTTTGCATCCTTGCCTGATCTGGATGGACCGGCGCGCCAACGACGAGGTTGCCTGGATCAGGAAAACGCTGGATGTCGACCGTCTGCGCACGCTCACCGGCAACGGCATCGACAGCTACTACGGCTACACCAAGATGCTCTGGATCAAAAACCAGCGGCCCGAGATATGGGAGAAAACACGGTATTTCCTGCCTCCCAACAGCTACATCAATTATCTGCTGACGGGAGAACTTGCGGTTGACCACAGTTCCGCCGGCAACATCGGCGGCGTCTACGATATCGTCGGGCGCAACTGGTGCCCGGAGACCATGGCCATGCTGGGAATCCCATTGCAGATGATGCCGTCGCGCTTGCTGCAATCGAGCGATGCGGTCGGCGGTTTGCTGCCGCAGTGGGCGCAGGAATTCGGCCTGCCGGCCGGAATCCCGCTGATGGCGGGCGGCGTCGACGCGGCGGTAGCGACCCTTGCCGCCGGCGCGGTCAAGGAGGGCAACCATGTGGCCATGATAGGCACCAGCATGTGCTGGGGTTACCTCAACCAGAACACCGACGCCAGCCATGGGCTGATCAGCATGCCGCATGTCTTCAACGGCTTGCAGGACAATTATATTTTTGGCGGGGCGATTACCGCCGGGGCGTCGGTCAGCTGGTTCCGCGAGCAGTTTTGCCAGGCCGAGATCGCCGAGGCGAAACAGCAGCAGGTCGATCCGCATCACTTGCTGGAGGTGCGCGCTGCCGCCATTGCGCCGGGTTGCGACGGCGTCCTGTTCCTGCCTTACCTGATGGGCGAACGCAGCCCGGTGTGGGACGCCGGCGCCAGCGGCGCCTTTGTCGGCCTGAGCCTGTATCACAGCCGGGCGCACATGTACCGGGCGGTATTGGAAGGCGTCAGTTTTGCGCTGAAACACAATATGGATGCCGGCGCCAAAGGCGCGCTGTTTCTGGACGAACGGCTGGTGGTGGTGGGCGGCGCCAGCCATTCCGACCTCTGGATGCAGATTATCGCGGACATCACCGGCTATGCAGTTTACACCATCAAGGAAAACGTCGAAGCCGCCTTGGGCGCCGCCTTGCTGGCAGCCTATGGCGCCGGCCTGGTCAGCCGAGAGGACGTGAAGCAGGGCTGGGTGAGCCTGGAGCAGCGCGCCAGCCCCGATGCGGCGAGACACCGGATGTATGCCGCGCGCTTCGAGGTCTACCGCGAACTTTACCCGGCGCTAAAGCCGATCATGCATAAATTGCAAACGGCCTGA